A section of the Streptomyces sp. SLBN-118 genome encodes:
- a CDS encoding DUF3263 domain-containing protein codes for MTDDQTLSERDRAVLAMEHRSWPGPGAKERAIREQLGISPVRYYQLLNALIDDERALAHDPVTVNRLRRVRDDRRSRR; via the coding sequence ATGACCGACGACCAGACGCTCTCCGAGCGCGACCGCGCCGTTCTGGCCATGGAGCACCGCTCCTGGCCGGGACCTGGCGCCAAGGAGCGCGCCATCAGGGAGCAGCTCGGCATCTCCCCGGTCCGCTACTACCAGCTGCTCAACGCCCTCATCGACGACGAGCGCGCCCTCGCCCACGACCCCGTCACGGTCAACCGGCTCCGTCGAGTCAGGGACGACAGGCGAAGTCGCCGATAG
- the thrC gene encoding threonine synthase yields the protein MAVQTATSTTSVNLGPAAALSCRECGERFDLGPIFACSSCFGPLEVAYDLPADDTEALRKRIEAGPDNIWRYAPLLPVPADVAEKPNINPGFTKLVKADNLARELGVTGGLYIKDDSGNPTHSFKDRVVAIAVEAARAFGFTTLSCSSTGNLAGAVGAAAARAGFRSCVFIPHDLEQGKVVMAAVYGGELVGIEGNYDDVNRFCSELIGDPLGEGWGFVNVNLRPYYGEGSKTLAYEICEQLGWRLPDQIVVPIASGSQLTKIDKGLQELIKLGLVEDRPYKIFGAQAEGCSPVSTAFKAGHDVVRPQKPNTIAKSLAIGNPADGPYVLDIARRTGGAVEDVNDEQIVDAIKLLARTEGIFAETAGGVTVGVAKKLIEQGVLDPALTTVVLNTGDGLKTLDAVAPTTGPTATIRPSLEAFRDAGLAR from the coding sequence ATGGCTGTGCAGACTGCCACAAGCACCACCTCCGTGAACCTCGGTCCCGCCGCGGCGCTCTCGTGCCGCGAGTGCGGAGAGCGTTTCGACCTTGGCCCGATCTTCGCCTGTTCCTCCTGTTTCGGACCGCTCGAAGTCGCGTACGACCTGCCGGCGGATGACACCGAGGCGCTGAGGAAGCGGATCGAAGCAGGTCCGGACAACATCTGGCGCTACGCCCCCCTGCTGCCCGTTCCCGCCGACGTGGCCGAGAAGCCGAACATCAACCCCGGCTTCACCAAGCTCGTCAAGGCCGACAACCTCGCCCGCGAGCTGGGCGTCACCGGCGGCCTGTACATCAAGGACGACTCCGGCAACCCGACGCACTCCTTCAAGGACCGTGTCGTCGCGATCGCCGTCGAGGCCGCGCGGGCCTTCGGTTTCACGACTCTGTCCTGCTCCTCCACCGGCAACCTCGCCGGCGCGGTGGGTGCGGCCGCGGCCCGGGCGGGCTTCCGCTCCTGCGTGTTCATTCCGCACGACCTGGAGCAGGGCAAGGTCGTCATGGCCGCGGTGTACGGCGGCGAGCTGGTCGGCATCGAGGGCAACTACGACGACGTCAACCGCTTCTGCTCCGAGCTCATCGGCGACCCGTTGGGCGAGGGCTGGGGCTTCGTCAACGTCAACCTCCGCCCCTACTACGGCGAGGGCTCCAAGACACTCGCGTACGAGATCTGCGAGCAGCTCGGCTGGCGGCTGCCCGACCAGATCGTCGTCCCGATCGCATCCGGCTCGCAGCTCACGAAGATCGACAAGGGTCTGCAGGAGCTGATCAAGCTCGGCCTGGTCGAGGACAGGCCCTACAAGATCTTCGGCGCCCAGGCCGAGGGCTGCTCGCCGGTGTCGACGGCCTTCAAGGCCGGGCACGATGTCGTACGCCCGCAGAAGCCGAACACCATCGCCAAGTCGCTGGCCATCGGCAACCCCGCCGACGGCCCCTATGTGCTGGACATCGCGCGCCGCACGGGCGGCGCGGTCGAGGATGTCAACGACGAGCAGATCGTCGACGCGATCAAGCTGCTCGCCCGGACAGAGGGCATCTTCGCGGAGACCGCGGGTGGCGTGACCGTGGGTGTGGCGAAGAAGCTGATCGAGCAGGGTGTGCTGGACCCGGCGCTGACCACGGTCGTGCTCAACACCGGCGACGGTCTCAAGACCCTCGACGCCGTCGCCCCGACGACAGGTCCCACGGCGACCATCCGCCCGAGCCTGGAGGCGTTCCGCGACGCCGGCCTGGCCCGCTGA
- a CDS encoding glucosyl-3-phosphoglycerate synthase, translated as MLEEVERWLSRRSWSLADRPLGRLMSAKRGTTISVVLPALDEEETVGEIVSVIRRELMEAVPLVDELVVVDSGSTDRTAEVAAAAGARVVRRDEILPRIPAVQGKGEVLWRSLMVTSGDVVCFVDADLREFSADFVSGIVGPLLTDPAVQFVKAMYDRPLGDHAGQGGRVTELVARPLLNLHWPQLAGFVQPLGGEYAARRSLLERLPFPVGYGVELGLLVDTLHTAGLDAMAQVDVGSRKHRHQDGQALGRMAAAIYRTAQLRLSRGHLVRPSLTQFERAEGGFVPRTHAVDTEERPPMREIGEYAARHAA; from the coding sequence GTGCTGGAAGAGGTGGAACGCTGGCTGAGCAGGCGTTCCTGGTCCCTGGCCGACCGCCCGCTCGGCCGGCTGATGTCCGCCAAGCGCGGTACGACCATCAGCGTCGTCCTGCCCGCGCTCGACGAGGAGGAGACGGTCGGCGAGATCGTCTCCGTGATCCGGCGGGAGCTGATGGAGGCGGTTCCGCTCGTCGACGAGCTCGTCGTCGTCGATTCCGGGTCGACCGACCGTACGGCCGAGGTGGCCGCGGCGGCCGGTGCGCGCGTGGTGCGCCGGGACGAGATCCTGCCCCGGATACCGGCGGTCCAGGGCAAGGGCGAGGTGCTGTGGCGCTCGCTGATGGTCACCAGCGGTGACGTCGTCTGCTTCGTCGACGCGGATCTGCGCGAGTTCTCGGCCGATTTCGTCTCCGGGATCGTGGGGCCGCTGCTGACCGATCCCGCGGTGCAGTTCGTCAAGGCGATGTACGACAGGCCGCTCGGCGACCACGCAGGTCAGGGCGGCCGGGTGACCGAGCTGGTGGCGCGGCCGCTGCTGAATCTGCACTGGCCGCAGCTCGCCGGGTTCGTGCAGCCGCTGGGCGGGGAGTACGCGGCGCGGCGCTCGCTCCTCGAGCGGCTTCCCTTCCCCGTGGGGTACGGAGTCGAGCTGGGCCTGCTCGTCGACACGCTGCACACGGCCGGTCTCGACGCGATGGCACAGGTGGACGTCGGTTCGCGCAAGCACCGTCACCAGGACGGTCAGGCGCTGGGACGGATGGCCGCGGCGATCTACCGGACCGCCCAACTGCGGTTGTCCAGGGGCCATTTGGTGCGGCCGTCGCTCACGCAGTTCGAGCGGGCCGAGGGGGGCTTCGTACCCCGGACGCACGCGGTGGACACGGAAGAGCGGCCACCGATGCGCGAGATCGGCGAGTACGCGGCGAGGCACGCAGCATGA
- a CDS encoding MoaD/ThiS family protein yields MSVNVRIPTILRTYTGGQAEVPAEGATLSEVIADLEKNHTGIAARVLDDQGKLRRFVNVYVNDDDVRFEQGLETATPDGAGVSIIPAVAGG; encoded by the coding sequence ATGAGCGTGAACGTCCGCATCCCCACCATTCTCCGTACGTACACGGGCGGTCAGGCCGAGGTCCCGGCGGAGGGCGCCACGCTCTCCGAGGTGATCGCGGACCTGGAGAAGAACCACACGGGCATCGCCGCGCGCGTCCTGGACGACCAGGGCAAGCTGCGCCGCTTCGTGAACGTCTACGTCAATGACGACGACGTCCGTTTCGAGCAAGGTCTCGAGACGGCGACCCCGGACGGTGCGGGCGTTTCGATCATTCCCGCCGTCGCCGGCGGCTGA
- a CDS encoding PTS transporter subunit EIIC — protein MPDEKNRAIAAAILPLVGGAQNFTSVAHCMTRLRLRLRDPSLVREEELKALPAVLGVVEDGTYQIVLGPGTVARVTPEFEALVARAPRTAEDLAERGAAIKAARSARNSTPFKFFLRRIANIFVPLIPALIGCGIIAGLNGVLTNLGLLPAVVPALAVMASGFMSLIAVFVGYNTAKEFGGTPVLGGAVAAIIVFPGVANFEAFGQKLAPGQGGVLGALGAAVLAVYVEKGCRRWVPEAVDVLVTPTLTVLVSGLVTLFGLMFVAGEVSTAIGDFANWLLAGGGAAAGFVLGGLFLPLVMLGLHQALIPIHTTLIQQQGFTILLPILAMAGAGQVGAAAAVYVRLPHNTSIRTTIRSALPAGLLGVGEPLIYGVSLPLGRPFITACVGGAFGGGFVGLFSMLGDTVGSTAIGPSGWALFPLLDGSMGLGATVAVYGGGLLVGYVAGFLATYWFGFTEEMLAELNTLQPVRGRTQPQDVRGPEGLPPVRDGAGRG, from the coding sequence ATGCCCGACGAGAAGAACAGAGCCATCGCCGCCGCCATCCTCCCGCTGGTCGGCGGCGCCCAGAACTTCACCTCCGTCGCCCACTGCATGACCCGGCTCCGCCTCCGCCTGCGCGACCCCTCCCTGGTACGGGAAGAGGAGCTGAAGGCGCTCCCGGCCGTACTGGGCGTGGTCGAGGACGGCACGTACCAGATCGTGCTGGGCCCCGGCACGGTCGCCCGCGTCACCCCGGAGTTCGAGGCGCTGGTGGCCCGTGCTCCGAGGACCGCGGAGGATCTGGCCGAACGGGGCGCGGCCATCAAGGCAGCCCGGTCGGCCAGGAACTCCACCCCCTTCAAGTTCTTCCTGCGCCGTATCGCGAACATCTTCGTGCCGCTGATCCCGGCGCTCATCGGCTGCGGCATCATCGCCGGACTGAACGGCGTCCTGACCAACCTGGGCCTGCTGCCCGCCGTCGTCCCCGCACTCGCCGTCATGGCCTCCGGCTTCATGTCGCTGATCGCGGTCTTCGTCGGCTACAACACGGCGAAGGAGTTCGGCGGCACGCCGGTGCTCGGCGGCGCTGTCGCGGCGATCATCGTCTTCCCCGGCGTCGCGAACTTCGAGGCCTTCGGCCAGAAGCTCGCCCCCGGCCAGGGCGGAGTGCTGGGCGCGCTCGGCGCGGCGGTCCTCGCGGTGTACGTCGAGAAGGGGTGCAGGCGCTGGGTCCCCGAAGCCGTGGACGTCCTGGTCACACCGACCCTCACGGTCCTGGTCTCCGGCCTGGTCACCCTCTTCGGCCTGATGTTCGTGGCCGGTGAGGTCTCCACCGCGATCGGCGACTTCGCCAACTGGCTGCTGGCCGGGGGCGGCGCGGCCGCGGGCTTCGTCCTCGGCGGCCTGTTCCTCCCGCTGGTGATGCTCGGCCTGCACCAGGCGCTGATCCCGATCCACACAACGCTGATCCAGCAGCAGGGCTTCACGATCCTGCTCCCGATCCTCGCGATGGCGGGCGCGGGCCAGGTCGGTGCGGCGGCCGCGGTCTACGTACGCCTCCCGCACAACACCTCGATCCGCACCACCATCAGGTCGGCGCTCCCAGCCGGTCTCCTGGGCGTCGGCGAGCCGCTGATCTACGGCGTCTCGCTGCCACTGGGCCGCCCGTTCATCACGGCCTGCGTGGGCGGGGCGTTCGGCGGCGGATTCGTCGGCCTGTTCAGCATGCTCGGCGACACGGTCGGCTCCACGGCCATCGGCCCCTCGGGCTGGGCCCTGTTCCCCCTGCTCGACGGCAGCATGGGCCTGGGAGCGACAGTCGCGGTCTACGGGGGCGGGCTGCTGGTGGGGTACGTGGCCGGCTTCCTGGCGACGTACTGGTTCGGCTTCACGGAGGAGATGCTGGCGGAGTTGAACACGCTTCAGCCCGTCCGTGGGCGGACACAGCCGCAGGATGTACGGGGGCCTGAGGGCTTGCCTCCGGTCCGGGACGGGGCGGGTCGCGGCTAG
- a CDS encoding trehalose-6-phosphate synthase, whose product MVSEQPAAQVLVASNRGPVTYTLQQDGSLNARRGGGGVVSGLSAIDSESEALWVCAALGDGDREAVRRGVAEPGVRMLDIDAGVFADAYNGIANSVLWFVHHMLYQTPLEPVFDAEFRRQWASYEAYNRAFADALAEAAAPGAAVLVQDYHLALVPRMLRAHRPDLRIGHFSHTPWAPVDYFRMLPDDIAAQLLGGILGADRAAFLTRRWAQAFTDCCHTVLGPGIPSGTRIGVHGLGADADFLRERAHRPDVEERLAALREQVGPGRKTIVRVDRTELSKNIVRGLLAYRHLLDTRPEWRERVVHVAFAYPSRQDLAVYRDYTAQVQRVADEINSTYGTATWSPVVLHVKDDFARSLAAYRLADVALVNPIRDGMNLVAKEIPVVSDDGCALVLSREAGAHEELGEDAVPVNPYDVTGTADALHEALSMPHDERAGRTKRLAAAATALPPQQWFLDQLQALREGS is encoded by the coding sequence ATGGTCTCCGAGCAGCCTGCAGCGCAGGTCCTGGTCGCCTCGAACCGCGGCCCGGTCACATACACGCTTCAACAGGACGGTTCACTGAACGCCCGCCGCGGCGGGGGCGGCGTGGTCTCCGGGTTGTCGGCGATCGACTCCGAGTCCGAGGCGCTGTGGGTGTGCGCCGCGCTCGGCGACGGCGACCGCGAGGCCGTACGTCGCGGGGTTGCCGAGCCCGGGGTGCGGATGCTCGACATCGACGCCGGGGTGTTCGCCGACGCGTACAACGGGATCGCGAACTCGGTGCTGTGGTTTGTCCACCACATGCTCTACCAGACGCCGCTGGAGCCGGTCTTCGACGCGGAGTTCCGCCGCCAGTGGGCCTCCTACGAGGCATACAACCGCGCCTTCGCCGATGCGCTGGCCGAGGCGGCAGCGCCGGGCGCCGCCGTTCTGGTGCAGGACTACCACCTGGCACTGGTGCCCCGCATGCTTCGCGCCCACCGCCCGGACCTGCGCATCGGGCACTTCTCGCACACGCCGTGGGCCCCCGTCGACTACTTCCGGATGCTGCCCGACGACATCGCGGCCCAGCTGCTCGGCGGCATCCTCGGCGCCGACCGGGCCGCGTTCCTCACCCGCCGCTGGGCACAGGCATTCACCGACTGCTGCCACACCGTGCTGGGCCCCGGCATCCCCTCGGGCACCCGGATCGGGGTGCACGGTCTCGGCGCGGACGCGGACTTCCTGCGGGAGCGCGCGCACCGGCCCGATGTGGAGGAACGGCTGGCCGCGCTGCGCGAACAGGTCGGCCCCGGGCGCAAGACGATCGTGCGCGTGGACCGCACCGAGCTGTCCAAGAACATCGTGCGCGGACTGCTGGCCTACCGGCACCTCCTGGACACGAGGCCCGAGTGGCGTGAGCGGGTCGTCCATGTCGCCTTCGCGTATCCCTCACGGCAGGATCTGGCCGTGTACCGCGACTACACGGCTCAGGTCCAGCGCGTCGCCGACGAGATCAACTCCACGTACGGGACGGCGACATGGAGCCCGGTCGTCCTCCATGTGAAGGACGACTTCGCCCGCTCCCTGGCCGCGTACCGCCTCGCCGACGTCGCGCTGGTCAACCCGATCCGGGACGGCATGAACCTGGTCGCCAAGGAGATCCCGGTCGTCTCGGACGACGGCTGCGCGCTGGTGCTGTCGCGCGAGGCGGGGGCGCACGAGGAGCTGGGCGAGGACGCGGTGCCGGTGAATCCGTACGACGTGACGGGCACCGCCGACGCGCTGCACGAAGCGCTGTCCATGCCCCACGACGAACGGGCCGGGCGCACCAAGCGGCTGGCTGCTGCGGCGACCGCGCTGCCGCCGCAGCAGTGGTTCCTCGACCAGCTACAGGCGCTGCGCGAGGGCTCCTAG
- the otsB gene encoding trehalose-phosphatase translates to MGSSPYAHSLPTPSTAAGRDGLAAILDRPHKTVVGLDFDGTLAEIVPDPEQARAHPGAVPALAALAPRVASVAVITGRPAGVAVRYGGFAGVPGLDHLVVLGHYGAERWDAATGTVKTPAAHPGVAAARAELPGFLDGIGAWQGAWIEEKGQAVAVHTRRAADPQAAFDALRRPLGELAARHGLIVEPGRMVLELRPPGVDKGVALAQYIRDMDADAVLYAGDDLGDLPAFAVVEKLRTDGIPGLLVCSGSAEVPEVADRADLLLPGPAAVVEFLGALAQRL, encoded by the coding sequence ATGGGCAGCTCCCCGTACGCGCATTCCCTGCCGACGCCGTCCACCGCCGCCGGCCGTGACGGTCTCGCCGCGATTCTCGACCGGCCGCACAAAACCGTCGTCGGCCTCGACTTCGACGGCACTCTCGCCGAGATCGTGCCCGACCCCGAACAGGCGCGCGCCCACCCCGGCGCCGTTCCCGCGCTCGCCGCGCTCGCGCCACGGGTGGCGTCCGTCGCGGTGATCACCGGACGCCCCGCGGGCGTTGCCGTACGCTACGGCGGCTTCGCCGGAGTTCCCGGCCTGGACCATCTCGTGGTCCTCGGCCATTACGGCGCCGAGCGCTGGGACGCCGCGACCGGCACGGTCAAAACCCCGGCCGCGCATCCCGGCGTCGCAGCCGCGCGTGCCGAACTGCCCGGATTCCTCGACGGCATCGGAGCCTGGCAGGGAGCCTGGATCGAGGAGAAGGGCCAGGCCGTCGCGGTCCACACGCGCCGCGCCGCCGACCCGCAGGCGGCCTTCGACGCCCTGCGCCGTCCGCTCGGCGAGCTTGCCGCCCGGCACGGACTGATCGTCGAGCCGGGCCGCATGGTCCTGGAGCTGCGCCCGCCGGGCGTCGACAAGGGCGTGGCACTGGCCCAGTACATCCGCGACATGGACGCCGACGCGGTCCTGTACGCAGGGGACGACCTCGGCGATCTGCCCGCCTTCGCCGTCGTGGAGAAGCTCCGCACGGACGGCATCCCCGGCCTGCTGGTGTGCAGCGGCAGCGCGGAGGTGCCGGAGGTCGCGGACCGCGCGGACCTGCTGCTGCCGGGTCCCGCTGCCGTCGTCGAATTCCTAGGAGCCCTCGCGCAGCGCCTGTAG
- the groL gene encoding chaperonin GroEL (60 kDa chaperone family; promotes refolding of misfolded polypeptides especially under stressful conditions; forms two stacked rings of heptamers to form a barrel-shaped 14mer; ends can be capped by GroES; misfolded proteins enter the barrel where they are refolded when GroES binds): MAKIIAFDEEARRGLERGMNQLADAVKVTLGPKGRNVVLEKKWGAPTITNDGVSIAKEIELEDPYEKIGAELVKEVAKKTDDVAGDGTTTATVLAQALVREGLRNVAAGANPMALKRGIEKAVEAVSGALLEQAKDVETKEQIASTASISAADTQIGELIAEAMDKVGKEGVITVEESQTFGLELELTEGMRFDKGYISAYFATDMERMEASLDDPYILIVNSKVSNVKDLLPLLEKVMQSGKPLLIIAEDVEGEALSTLVVNKIRGTFKSVAVKAPGFGDRRKAMLNDIAILTGGTVISEEVGLKLENAGLDLLGRARKVVITKDETTIVDGAGESDQVAGRVNQIRAEIENSDSDYDREKLQERLAKLAGGVAVIKAGAATEVELKERKHRIEDAVRNAKAAVEEGIVAGGGVALLQASSVFEKLDLEGDEATGANAVKLALEAPLKQIAVNGGLEGGVVVEKVRNLAVGHGLNAATGEYVDMIAEGIIDPAKVTRSALQNAASIAALFLTTEAVIADKPEKASAAAPGGMPGGDMDF; this comes from the coding sequence ATGGCCAAGATCATCGCGTTCGACGAGGAGGCACGGCGCGGTCTCGAGCGCGGGATGAACCAGCTCGCCGACGCCGTCAAGGTCACCCTTGGCCCCAAGGGCCGGAACGTCGTCCTCGAGAAGAAGTGGGGCGCCCCCACGATCACCAACGATGGTGTGTCCATCGCCAAGGAGATCGAGCTCGAGGACCCGTACGAGAAGATCGGCGCCGAGCTGGTCAAGGAAGTCGCCAAGAAGACGGACGACGTCGCCGGTGACGGTACGACCACCGCGACCGTTCTCGCTCAGGCGCTCGTCCGCGAGGGCCTGCGCAACGTTGCGGCCGGCGCCAACCCGATGGCTCTCAAGCGCGGCATCGAGAAGGCCGTCGAGGCCGTCTCCGGCGCCCTGCTGGAGCAGGCCAAGGACGTGGAGACCAAGGAGCAGATCGCTTCGACGGCCTCCATCTCCGCCGCCGACACCCAGATCGGCGAGCTCATCGCCGAGGCGATGGACAAGGTCGGCAAGGAAGGCGTCATCACCGTCGAGGAGTCCCAGACCTTCGGTCTGGAGCTGGAGCTCACCGAGGGTATGCGCTTCGACAAGGGCTACATCTCGGCGTACTTCGCCACCGACATGGAGCGTATGGAGGCGTCGCTCGACGACCCGTACATCCTGATCGTCAACTCCAAGGTCAGCAACGTGAAGGACCTCCTTCCGCTGCTGGAGAAGGTCATGCAGTCCGGCAAGCCGCTGCTGATCATCGCCGAGGACGTCGAGGGCGAGGCCCTGTCCACGCTGGTCGTGAACAAGATCCGTGGCACCTTCAAGTCCGTTGCCGTCAAGGCCCCGGGCTTCGGCGACCGCCGCAAGGCGATGCTGAACGACATCGCCATCCTCACGGGCGGCACGGTCATCTCCGAGGAGGTCGGTCTCAAGCTCGAGAACGCCGGCCTGGACCTGCTGGGCCGCGCCCGCAAGGTCGTCATCACCAAGGACGAGACCACGATCGTCGACGGCGCCGGTGAGAGCGACCAGGTCGCCGGCCGTGTCAACCAGATCCGCGCCGAGATCGAGAACTCCGACTCGGACTACGACCGTGAGAAGCTCCAGGAGCGCCTCGCGAAGCTGGCCGGCGGCGTGGCCGTCATCAAGGCCGGTGCCGCGACCGAGGTGGAGCTCAAGGAGCGCAAGCACCGCATCGAGGACGCCGTTCGCAACGCGAAGGCGGCCGTCGAGGAGGGCATCGTCGCCGGTGGTGGCGTGGCTCTGCTCCAGGCTTCCTCGGTCTTCGAGAAGCTCGACCTCGAGGGTGACGAGGCGACCGGCGCCAACGCCGTGAAGCTCGCGCTGGAGGCTCCGCTCAAGCAGATCGCCGTCAACGGTGGTCTTGAGGGCGGCGTCGTTGTCGAGAAGGTGCGCAACCTGGCTGTCGGCCACGGTCTGAACGCCGCGACCGGCGAGTACGTCGACATGATCGCCGAGGGCATCATCGACCCCGCGAAGGTGACCCGCTCTGCTCTGCAGAACGCGGCCTCCATCGCGGCGCTGTTCCTGACCACCGAGGCCGTCATCGCCGACAAGCCGGAGAAGGCCTCTGCGGCTGCTCCGGGCGGCATGCCGGGCGGTGACATGGACTTCTGA
- a CDS encoding alpha/beta hydrolase, whose amino-acid sequence MRITRTFRRHPGMTVALTLPALATALVAFPRPAEAMPTAGTAIQWGPCPGTGLDPRQECGTVSVPLDHAKPRGPHITLAISRIRSESPEARRGTLLLIPGGPGGAGVSLPSISGKTLPQSVRDAYDIVGFDPRGVGRSTPVSCGLSHDDLALVNLRPYPAPDGSIDRNIATAHRLADTCAKNGGEVLRSISTRNEARDIDRIRQALGEQKLSAWGVSYGTYAGAVYAQMFPQRTDRWVLDSNDDPDPKRVARGWLANYQTGVEDAFPDFAAWAADPADPDRLAATPAEVRPMFLALAERLDREPIAWPGANPAELNGNVLRQALLDGLSSKDEFAPLGKLIAAARDGRELPAPNTPPDAAMQSAAASSGATICNDVDWPGADEAAHERDVAKSRKRYPLTAGMPVNISLCSFWHDEPRERPVRITPDGGPSNVLLIQNRRDPMTPLVGALKMRTAFGGRARMVTVDSVGHGSYRANGNACGDDAVTRFLLTGERPARDTFCEKP is encoded by the coding sequence ATGCGAATCACACGAACCTTCCGCCGCCACCCCGGGATGACCGTCGCCCTCACCCTCCCGGCGCTCGCCACTGCGCTCGTCGCCTTCCCCCGGCCCGCCGAGGCGATGCCGACGGCCGGTACGGCGATCCAGTGGGGCCCCTGCCCCGGCACGGGCCTCGACCCGCGCCAGGAGTGCGGCACCGTCTCCGTACCGCTCGACCACGCCAAGCCCCGCGGGCCGCACATCACCCTCGCCATCTCCCGGATACGCAGCGAGTCCCCCGAGGCGCGGCGCGGCACGCTGCTGCTGATCCCCGGCGGACCCGGCGGGGCCGGCGTCAGCCTTCCCTCCATCAGCGGAAAGACCCTGCCCCAGTCGGTGCGCGATGCCTACGACATTGTGGGCTTCGACCCGCGCGGCGTCGGCCGCAGTACGCCGGTGAGCTGCGGCCTGTCGCACGACGACCTGGCGCTGGTGAACCTTCGGCCGTACCCGGCGCCCGACGGGTCCATCGACAGGAACATCGCCACCGCACACCGTCTCGCCGACACGTGCGCCAAGAACGGCGGCGAGGTCCTGCGCAGCATCAGCACCCGTAACGAGGCCCGGGACATCGACCGGATACGCCAGGCGCTCGGCGAACAGAAGCTCTCCGCCTGGGGCGTCTCGTACGGGACGTACGCGGGAGCCGTGTACGCGCAGATGTTCCCGCAGCGCACCGACCGCTGGGTCCTGGACAGCAACGACGACCCCGATCCGAAGCGGGTGGCCCGCGGCTGGCTCGCCAACTACCAGACGGGCGTCGAGGACGCCTTCCCCGACTTCGCCGCCTGGGCCGCCGACCCGGCCGACCCCGACCGCCTCGCCGCCACCCCTGCCGAGGTCCGGCCGATGTTCCTGGCGCTCGCCGAACGGCTCGACCGGGAGCCGATAGCCTGGCCCGGCGCCAACCCGGCCGAGCTCAACGGCAACGTCCTGCGCCAGGCACTGCTGGACGGCCTCTCCTCCAAGGACGAGTTCGCCCCACTGGGCAAGCTGATCGCCGCCGCCCGCGACGGCCGTGAGCTGCCCGCGCCGAACACGCCTCCCGACGCGGCCATGCAGAGCGCAGCCGCCTCCTCGGGCGCCACCATCTGCAACGACGTCGACTGGCCGGGCGCGGACGAGGCCGCCCACGAACGGGACGTCGCCAAGAGCCGCAAGCGCTACCCGCTCACCGCGGGCATGCCCGTGAACATCTCCCTGTGTTCTTTCTGGCACGACGAGCCCAGGGAACGCCCGGTTCGCATCACTCCGGACGGTGGCCCGTCGAACGTCCTGTTGATCCAGAACCGGCGCGATCCCATGACCCCGCTCGTCGGCGCGCTGAAGATGCGAACCGCGTTCGGCGGCCGCGCGCGGATGGTCACGGTCGACTCCGTGGGCCACGGCAGTTATCGCGCGAACGGCAACGCCTGCGGAGACGACGCTGTGACGCGCTTCCTGCTCACCGGCGAACGCCCGGCCCGCGACACCTTCTGCGAGAAGCCGTAG
- a CDS encoding DUF4232 domain-containing protein, with amino-acid sequence MRTNVRRAAVVLAAVSALALTACEPAAGGSGDKPSGAGKATPAPSKPVTPSKPATPSKSPGKGSSGGDGGSPTDPDYAVFPCSTYDVKFTANLAEPTTSSYLLKITNKSGKPCEVLGHPIVTFGDLDGAATERGKAPGIEDAIRLKAGESAYAGLMGGANDGKGKTVNSISMTMNTESDLEQKPLKASTPGLYVSPDKNSVTAWMSNAEDALSL; translated from the coding sequence ATGAGGACCAACGTTCGCAGAGCCGCCGTCGTGCTCGCCGCCGTATCCGCACTGGCTCTGACGGCCTGTGAGCCCGCAGCCGGCGGTTCGGGAGACAAGCCGAGCGGAGCCGGCAAGGCGACTCCCGCCCCGTCGAAGCCCGTGACTCCCTCGAAGCCGGCAACCCCGTCGAAGTCGCCGGGCAAGGGCTCGTCCGGAGGCGACGGCGGTTCGCCGACCGACCCCGACTACGCCGTCTTCCCGTGCAGCACGTACGACGTGAAGTTCACCGCGAACCTGGCTGAGCCCACGACGAGCAGCTATCTGCTGAAGATCACCAACAAGAGCGGCAAGCCGTGCGAGGTGCTTGGCCACCCCATCGTGACCTTCGGCGACCTGGACGGCGCGGCGACGGAGCGCGGAAAGGCCCCCGGCATCGAGGACGCGATCAGGCTCAAGGCGGGCGAGTCGGCCTACGCCGGGCTCATGGGCGGCGCCAACGACGGCAAGGGCAAGACCGTCAACTCGATCTCCATGACCATGAACACCGAGTCCGACCTGGAGCAGAAGCCGCTCAAGGCATCGACGCCCGGCCTGTACGTGTCGCCGGACAAGAACTCCGTGACTGCCTGGATGAGCAACGCGGAGGATGCGCTCAGCCTGTAG
- a CDS encoding cold-shock protein has translation MAQGTVKWFNAEKGYGFIAVDGGADVFVHYSAIQMDGYRTLEEGQRVEFEISQGQKGPQADMVKLAV, from the coding sequence ATGGCTCAGGGCACCGTCAAGTGGTTCAACGCGGAGAAGGGGTACGGCTTCATCGCGGTCGACGGTGGTGCGGATGTTTTCGTCCACTACAGCGCGATCCAGATGGACGGATACCGCACCCTTGAAGAGGGTCAGCGGGTCGAGTTCGAGATCTCGCAGGGCCAGAAGGGGCCGCAGGCGGACATGGTCAAGCTCGCCGTCTGA